Proteins from a genomic interval of Rubinisphaera italica:
- a CDS encoding caspase family protein, producing the protein MVKQPFVDGGPPRFVLDKRGPSGVTHGFGFSPDSSLLYTAGVDKSVEVWQLQRDPAAKPNELGQLRLLQIKSIPWEISRGYRGQILAMDSSQDHLAIGGYAARTTGDIILIDRKLGQVEQALPPSRLDDSSNGHQETIQDLSFSPDGQSLVSVSQDAEVRIWQAPRWESVVLRKGFPEYFNRSLPVQFLDNQHVAVMGAQQIVIWDISQPGQFIYEILREVNNDGVSRDITAISKPADDQTWFTADQSGLIQQWKGFVKPQLVRSLRDKGPTPAALSYTQDGRWLAVANLNQQPALELWNLSQSPALLAGTFTETDLDDLPNCRFSPDGNYLTTQHGIAGIFHLFDLEAAQKAGLDNLLSDENYRIDVDRQNQLFTEINFVAPAPDNQQRRDYQMELKNGSGNTFTLDLTPLRFRRDLEQRDVQLVSNQQTSGNWTFNESFRSRNASENSLINLENRALGLKTSIVLDRRMQGLMSDYCWIPAPPEAQSQEPVGVAIGTVSNYGVYVYRLPTKVGEQAQLVRYFRDHSDDVLSLCCSHDGRILASSSRDQTLKFWNLSGIETSGPLQNLQWGANFDVTQNRLQVTEVTDGGIAAGRGLLPGDRIVRLESAAQKRYSSDVREMQKILMNQVVWEDLYVQWERGIETFERRITPAWEPITTLFVNANLHWVAYTSEGYFKSSAFEGDELVQYLVNRGPGQPPRIVKASQLRLKYDRGGTGDRFFDFLLRERSTNRTFRLLREPTVSNASDKLAEEIAKLPEMRILRPYVGERFEPQDSIPAEVEILMSDKSGYELTDLVVDLDGIPLPSPDDIEKTVGRTRLKWNRIPPDHCSPISRFRVKAVRKDEDNNTFDHRLFGEASVVFAPQIELNPAIRIHLILLACKDYSPTGDYSPLLFPIIDAQSILKMFKQVSPHYQLGNVEFISSQSLDRNLQKADVDNAINRTQQTILKQADGDDSRRDVIVVFLGGHGDAVDNHFVFVTENVESKEHDLTKHGIPWSTFQNLRTIPAPTIFLLDACHSHNATHDETAVREFAHDADLSGFFVLSATSDQQELANESANLKHGFLTYIILKAASEADGINPDHNRFQGDVEWPEIVEYVNKQLPLISGNEQIPSFAASRDLESQMFTIPMFRPKGVLNNNP; encoded by the coding sequence GTGGTTAAGCAGCCGTTTGTAGATGGTGGCCCACCTCGTTTTGTTTTGGATAAACGAGGGCCTTCAGGAGTGACGCACGGTTTCGGGTTCTCTCCCGATAGCAGCCTCCTCTATACCGCAGGCGTGGATAAAAGTGTCGAGGTCTGGCAGCTTCAACGCGATCCTGCTGCTAAGCCAAATGAATTGGGACAGTTACGATTACTGCAGATCAAATCGATCCCCTGGGAAATTTCGCGGGGTTATCGTGGACAGATTCTGGCGATGGATTCATCGCAGGATCATCTGGCTATCGGAGGATACGCCGCTCGTACTACGGGCGATATTATTCTGATCGACCGAAAACTGGGGCAAGTCGAGCAGGCCCTCCCCCCTTCCCGGCTGGATGACTCTTCGAATGGTCATCAGGAAACCATTCAGGATTTGAGCTTTTCTCCCGATGGTCAATCACTCGTCAGTGTCAGTCAGGATGCGGAAGTTCGCATCTGGCAAGCACCTCGGTGGGAGTCTGTCGTCTTGCGAAAGGGATTTCCAGAGTATTTTAATCGCTCTCTCCCCGTTCAATTTCTGGACAATCAACATGTCGCCGTGATGGGTGCCCAACAGATTGTGATCTGGGATATTTCTCAGCCGGGTCAATTCATATATGAAATCTTGCGTGAAGTTAATAATGATGGAGTTTCGCGAGATATTACAGCTATTTCTAAACCTGCAGACGATCAAACCTGGTTTACCGCTGATCAAAGTGGATTGATTCAGCAGTGGAAAGGTTTCGTGAAGCCTCAACTCGTCCGGTCTCTCCGCGATAAAGGCCCAACTCCAGCAGCATTGAGTTATACACAGGATGGGCGCTGGCTGGCTGTTGCCAATTTAAACCAGCAACCGGCTCTGGAATTATGGAACCTGAGCCAGTCCCCTGCTCTGTTGGCCGGTACATTTACAGAGACTGACTTAGACGATCTTCCAAATTGCCGCTTCAGTCCAGATGGGAATTATCTGACAACTCAGCACGGAATTGCAGGAATTTTTCATCTGTTTGATTTGGAAGCAGCTCAAAAAGCAGGACTGGACAATCTGCTCTCTGATGAGAACTATCGAATCGACGTGGATCGTCAGAATCAGCTATTTACCGAGATCAACTTTGTCGCTCCTGCTCCAGATAATCAGCAGAGGCGTGATTATCAAATGGAGTTGAAGAATGGCAGCGGAAATACATTCACGCTGGATTTGACACCACTGCGATTTCGGCGCGATCTGGAACAGCGGGATGTTCAACTTGTTTCCAATCAGCAGACATCTGGAAATTGGACATTCAACGAAAGCTTTCGTTCCCGGAATGCGAGCGAGAATTCATTGATCAATCTAGAAAATCGTGCACTTGGCCTCAAAACATCAATTGTGCTGGACCGACGAATGCAAGGATTGATGAGCGATTACTGCTGGATTCCTGCCCCGCCGGAGGCTCAGTCTCAGGAACCAGTAGGAGTCGCGATTGGAACCGTGAGCAACTATGGCGTTTATGTTTATCGTTTGCCAACGAAGGTTGGCGAGCAGGCTCAACTGGTGCGATACTTTCGGGATCATAGCGACGATGTACTCTCATTGTGTTGTTCACATGATGGCCGCATCCTGGCTTCGAGCAGTCGGGATCAAACATTGAAATTCTGGAATCTGAGCGGAATCGAAACTTCTGGCCCACTCCAGAATCTCCAGTGGGGAGCTAATTTTGATGTGACACAGAATCGACTTCAGGTGACAGAAGTGACCGATGGCGGTATTGCGGCTGGTCGTGGACTTTTGCCGGGGGATCGAATTGTTCGATTGGAATCCGCGGCTCAAAAGCGATACAGCTCCGATGTTCGCGAAATGCAAAAGATTCTGATGAATCAGGTTGTCTGGGAAGATTTGTATGTCCAGTGGGAACGTGGCATTGAAACGTTTGAACGTCGCATCACTCCAGCCTGGGAACCGATCACAACACTCTTTGTCAACGCGAACCTGCACTGGGTTGCCTACACTTCAGAAGGGTATTTTAAATCCTCCGCATTTGAAGGGGATGAACTGGTTCAGTATCTTGTCAACCGCGGGCCAGGTCAACCGCCGCGAATTGTCAAAGCTTCTCAGCTTCGCTTGAAATATGATCGCGGAGGAACGGGAGATCGGTTCTTTGATTTTCTGTTAAGGGAACGCAGTACGAATAGAACATTTCGACTTCTGAGAGAACCAACCGTATCCAATGCGAGTGACAAACTTGCAGAGGAAATTGCCAAGTTGCCGGAAATGCGAATTCTCAGGCCTTATGTCGGTGAACGCTTTGAACCTCAGGATTCCATTCCGGCTGAGGTTGAAATTCTGATGTCGGATAAATCGGGATACGAACTGACCGATCTGGTTGTTGATTTGGACGGCATCCCCCTGCCCTCTCCGGATGACATTGAAAAAACAGTCGGAAGAACACGCTTGAAGTGGAATCGTATACCGCCCGACCATTGCAGTCCCATCAGTCGATTTCGTGTAAAAGCTGTGCGTAAGGATGAGGACAACAACACGTTCGACCACCGTCTCTTCGGAGAGGCAAGTGTTGTATTTGCTCCGCAGATCGAGTTGAACCCAGCCATCCGAATTCATCTCATCCTGCTGGCCTGCAAAGATTATTCGCCAACAGGTGATTACTCACCATTGCTTTTTCCCATAATTGATGCTCAGAGTATCTTGAAAATGTTCAAGCAGGTTTCACCACATTATCAGCTTGGAAACGTGGAATTTATTTCGAGCCAAAGTTTAGATCGCAATCTGCAGAAAGCAGATGTTGATAACGCCATCAACAGGACGCAACAGACGATTTTAAAGCAAGCTGATGGTGATGATTCCCGTAGGGATGTCATTGTTGTTTTTCTAGGTGGGCATGGAGATGCCGTTGATAATCATTTTGTCTTTGTGACAGAAAATGTGGAAAGCAAAGAGCATGATTTGACAAAACATGGTATTCCCTGGAGTACGTTTCAAAACTTGAGAACGATTCCTGCACCGACAATCTTTCTGTTGGATGCCTGCCATAGTCACAATGCCACTCATGACGAGACAGCTGTTCGAGAGTTTGCACACGATGCCGATTTGAGTGGATTCTTCGTTCTCTCGGCCACCAGTGATCAACAGGAACTTGCTAATGAAAGTGCAAATCTAAAGCATGGATTCCTGACTTATATCATTCTCAAGGCGGCTAGCGAAGCTGATGGTATTAATCCCGACCACAATCGTTTTCAAGGAGATGTCGAGTGGCCGGAGATTGTTGAATATGTGAATAAACAGTTGCCGTTGATCTCAGGGAACGAACAGATCCCATCATTCGCTGCAAGCCGAGATCTTGAAAGCCAGATGTTCACGATCCCCATGTTCCGCCCTAAAGGAGTTTTAAACAATAATCCATAA
- a CDS encoding c-type cytochrome domain-containing protein: MDSYRFSTSLFLSAIITSSLIGSVATADENPQVLANQAFGILKAKCYSCHGGEETYSGLRILDRDVLFANRTGKPFIKSGDPIASKIWEVIKEDNMPVSPDDYVTPVPLAAEEKETLRNWILAGAPIPESGADRDHISRLQVLQWIEEDTDDLDSRDKGTTKYLSLVHLHNNPEISEYDLRLHRAALSKALNSISLSDVIVLPKAIDKYNTVYRIDLDDYRWTAQIWSKMLDHYPYGLMPNTRNKAEYELFEDIERNLDGYFDYFTDIRADWFVAKAIRPPLYHMFLNIPEDVYDLEARLGVNRMQDLKKGEMLRAGVLVSGISSQNRIMDRHRSNYGSYWISYDFQKESGNGNIARYPLGPDHGDEIINKFCFSHDGGEIIYRLPNGLQAYMLIDNHGKRIDVGPTSIVADGARVSGTTEIVNGLSCITCHKHGTKSFDDVISFSHAVRHAKARELIDEIYDVYAMQKVLKRDRRDHLLLLVETIGPFLQVGEDKDKAIESFPEPISLVARQYDKNMTVEDIACELGYENSSQINLNDDDLIDLGLGLLRPEFADRPADLVYKRSMWDSIVGGTSVYQEACEVLGLGQPILRKGAQKY; encoded by the coding sequence ATGGACAGTTATCGGTTTTCCACATCGCTGTTTCTTTCAGCGATTATCACATCCAGCCTGATCGGATCAGTTGCTACAGCTGATGAAAATCCTCAGGTTCTGGCCAATCAGGCCTTTGGCATCCTCAAGGCGAAGTGCTACAGCTGTCACGGGGGAGAAGAAACCTACTCAGGATTACGCATCCTTGATCGCGATGTTCTGTTTGCCAATCGAACTGGTAAACCCTTTATTAAATCCGGCGATCCGATTGCTTCCAAGATCTGGGAAGTCATTAAAGAGGATAACATGCCGGTTTCCCCGGACGACTATGTCACTCCCGTCCCTCTGGCAGCTGAGGAAAAAGAAACTTTGCGGAACTGGATTCTGGCAGGGGCTCCCATTCCGGAATCAGGAGCTGATCGAGACCATATTTCTCGACTGCAAGTCCTCCAGTGGATTGAAGAAGATACGGATGATCTGGATAGCCGCGATAAAGGCACAACCAAATATCTTTCCCTGGTCCATCTGCACAACAACCCGGAAATCTCAGAATACGATCTGCGACTACACCGTGCCGCATTATCCAAAGCCTTAAACAGCATCAGCCTTTCCGATGTCATCGTGCTGCCTAAAGCGATCGACAAATACAATACCGTTTATCGCATCGACCTGGACGACTACCGCTGGACGGCTCAAATCTGGTCGAAAATGCTCGATCATTATCCCTATGGATTGATGCCGAATACCAGAAACAAAGCCGAATACGAACTGTTTGAAGATATCGAACGAAATCTCGATGGGTATTTCGATTACTTCACCGATATCCGGGCCGACTGGTTCGTCGCCAAAGCAATTCGTCCCCCTTTGTATCACATGTTCCTCAACATTCCTGAAGATGTTTACGATCTGGAAGCCCGTCTGGGTGTCAATCGAATGCAGGATTTGAAAAAGGGGGAAATGCTACGTGCTGGAGTGCTCGTCAGTGGGATTTCCAGCCAGAACCGTATTATGGATCGCCATCGTTCCAACTACGGTTCTTACTGGATCAGCTACGATTTCCAGAAAGAATCGGGCAATGGCAATATTGCACGATATCCCCTGGGGCCAGATCATGGCGATGAGATCATCAATAAGTTCTGTTTTTCTCACGATGGTGGTGAGATTATCTATCGCCTGCCTAACGGCTTACAGGCTTACATGCTGATCGACAATCACGGTAAACGAATCGATGTCGGCCCAACTTCAATTGTAGCCGACGGGGCCAGAGTTTCCGGAACAACGGAAATCGTTAATGGACTCTCCTGTATTACCTGCCACAAGCACGGCACCAAGAGCTTTGACGATGTGATCAGTTTCTCCCATGCGGTTCGCCATGCCAAGGCTCGGGAATTGATTGACGAAATTTATGATGTCTATGCAATGCAGAAAGTCCTGAAAAGGGATCGCCGCGACCATTTACTCCTGCTCGTCGAAACCATTGGACCATTTCTGCAAGTCGGTGAAGATAAGGACAAAGCGATTGAATCTTTTCCTGAACCAATTTCACTCGTGGCTCGACAATACGACAAAAATATGACAGTCGAAGATATCGCCTGTGAACTCGGGTATGAAAATTCTTCGCAAATCAATCTGAATGACGATGATTTGATCGACCTCGGCTTGGGACTTCTGCGACCGGAATTTGCTGATCGACCAGCTGACCTCGTCTACAAACGTTCGATGTGGGATTCAATTGTCGGAGGGACTTCAGTCTATCAGGAAGCCTGCGAAGTGCTGGGTCTCGGCCAGCCGATTCTTCGAAAAGGAGCTCAGAAATATTAA